A part of Aspergillus flavus chromosome 1, complete sequence genomic DNA contains:
- a CDS encoding mitochondrial carrier domain-containing protein yields MSAKAESPAPAAPQQLSGLALYSRFAFAGAVCCSVTHGALTPVDVVKTRIQLDPVTYNRGLVGGFRQVIANEGAGALLTGFGPTAAGYFLQGAFKFGGYEFFKQQWINQLGYETASNNRTAVYLASSATAEFFADIALCPLEATRIRLVSQPTFATGLLSGFGKILKNEGVGAFYSGFGPILFKQVPYTMAKFVVFEKVSEAIYRGFDKETLSDGAKTTINLGSGLIAGFAAALVSQPADTMLSKINKTPGEPGEGTVSRLIKIGKELGLRGSYAGIGARLFMVGTLTAGQFAIYGDIKRLLGATGGVEIGK; encoded by the exons ATGTCCGCTAAAGCTGAATCTCCCGCCCCCGCTGCTCCTCAGCAGCTCAGCGGCCTTGCTCTCTACTCCAGATTCGCCTTCGCTGGTGCTGTCTGCTGCTCCGTCACCCACGGAGCTCTTACTCCTGTCGATGT CGTCAAGACAAGAATCCAGCTTGACCCCGTCACCTACAACCGTGGTCTGGTCGGTGGTTTCCGTCAGGTTATTGCCAACGAGGGTGCTGGCGCTCTCCTGACTGGTTTCGGCCCTACCGCCGCCGGTTACTTCCTCCAGGGTGCTTTCAAGTTCGGTGGTTATGAGTTCTTCAAGCAGCAGTGGATCAACCAGCTCGGTTACGAGACTGCCTCCAACAACCGCACCGCTGTCTACCTTGCCTCTTCCGCCACTGCCGAGTTCTTCGCCGATATCGCCCTCTGCCCTCTTGAAGCTACCCGTATCCGTCTCGTCTCCCAGCCCACTTTCGCTACCGGTCTCCTGAGCGGTTTTGGTAAGATCCTCAAGAACGAGGGTGTCGGCGCTTTCTACTCTGGATTCGGTCCCATTCTTTTCAAGCA GGTTCCCTACACCATGGCCAAGTTCGTCGTTTTCGAGAAGGTCTCTGAGGCTATTTACCGCGGTTTCGACAAGGAGACCCTCTCCGATGGTGCTAAGACTACTATCAACCTTGGCTCTGGTCTCATTGCTGGTTTCGCTGCCGCTCTCGTCTCCCAGCCCGCCGATACCATGCTGagcaagatcaacaagaccCCCGGTGAGCCTGGTGAGGGTACCGTCTCTCGTCTCATCAAGATCGGTAAGGAGCTTGGTCTCCGTGGCTCCTACGCCGGTATTGGTGCCCGTCTCTTCATGGTTGGTACCCTGACTGCTGGTCAGTTCGCCATCTACGGTGACATCAAGCGTCTCTTGGGTGCCACCGGTGGTGTTGAGATCGGCAAATAG
- a CDS encoding MFS multidrug transporter has protein sequence MPNTSLPVESCHIREIIKEEAITSPEKSHGLPSNDQGNDCRSSESHSGTFSPWSCCHMGSKTVVAFQPHDPDHPNNWSKFWKIFVLVTGANEVMNSTVGSSVTGGATKAIAQEFNVTNQQILVLPISMFLVGYILGPLLWGPLSEAQGRRYPLLVAFVLYTVFMMASALAKSYLSLLIFRLLDGMAASAPIAIVGGIYADIEADPTARGRLMAYYMTATTIGPVLGPLASGFLVSYGWRSCFWFGLAYAGISLPMALLMPETYAPIILQRRAKRLRKETGNSNIISPLELGSRDFKRTLAISLARPLRMLFYEPITSCSCLYLALTYAIFYLYFQAYPLVFQGIYGMGPAKSGLCFLPIGVGAVVGCVIFMWYDRFLSRAKARNAKWAYIEEYRRLPLACLGGPLYVVAIFFMGWTAFPSVHWSIPALSGIPFGAGYLLNFMAMANYMADAYETYSASAMSASACTRSILGAMLPLATKPMFDRLGINWAYTLVGFLSLGVTVIPFVFIRYGVRIRESSKFCQELKRLKEANTQGPQPDRGVGRSCEVSVIHVEPKDVENQNGR, from the exons ATGCCTAACACTTCACTGCCAGTGGAATCATGTCATATAAGAGAGATAATAAAAG AGGAAGCGATCACCTCACCAGAAAAATCACATGGCTTGCCTAGTAACGATCAGGGCAATGACTGCCGTTCATCTGAGAGTCATTCAGGCACATTTTCTCCCTGGAGTTGCTGTCATATGGGATCAAAAACCGTGGTGGCTTTTCAGCCACACGATCCAGATCACCCTAACAATTGGTCAAAG TTTTGGAAAATATTCGTGCTTGTTACTGGTGCCAATGAGGTCATGAATAGCACTGTCGGGTCCTCAGTCACAGGCGGAGCTACAAAAGCAATCGCCCAAGAATTTAACGTGACAAATCAGCAGATCCTTGTCCTACCGATTTCGATGTTCCTCGTTGGCTATATCCTGGGGCCTCTGTTATGGGGCCCGTTATCGGAGGCTCAGGGACGAAGGTATCCTTTATTGGTAGCTTTTGTGTTATATACCGTCTTCATGATGGCATCTGCCTTAGCAAAGTCGTATCTATCTTTGCTTATCTTCAGGTTGCTCGATGGAATGGCTGCTTCTGCGCCTATCGCTATCGTTGGCGGCATCTATGCCGATATAGAGGCAGATCCTACGGCTCGTGGTCGACTCATGGCGTATTACATGACG GCTACAACTATAGGGCCCGTCCTTGGGCCTCTCGCGTCAGGTTTCCTCGTGAGTTATGGCTGGAGATCATGTTTTTGGTTTGGTCTCGCGTATGCAGGCATTAGTCTACCTATGGCTCTCCTGATGCCTGAAACATACGCGCCTATAATCCTTCAACGGAGAGCTAAGAGGCTACGGAAAGAGACGGGCAATTCAAATATAATATCGCCGTTGGAGCTCGGTAGCCGAGATTTTAAACGAACACTGGCTATCAGTTTGGCACGGCCATTACGAATGTTGTTCTATGAGCCTATCACATCTTGTTCCTGCTTATACCTCGCTCTTACCTACGCAATATTCTATCTCTACTTTCAGGCCTATCCATTGGTTTTCCAGG GTATCTACGGAATGGGCCCAGCTAAATCTGGACTTTGCTTCCTTCCAA TCGGCGTCGGCGCTGTAGTTGGTTGCGTGATATTTATGTGGTACGACCGGTTTTTATCCCGAGCAAAAGCGCGGAATGCAAAATGGGCATATATTGAAGAATAccgtcgtcttcctcttgcttGTCTCGGGGGGCCACTATACGTTGTAGCGATCTTCTTCATGGGTTGGACAGCTTTTCCCAGCGTCCACTGGTCGATTCCCGCATTGTCGGGGATTCCGTTCGGGGCGGGATACTTGTTGAATTTCATGGCCATGGCGAATTACATGGCGGACGCCTACGAGACGTACTCTGCTAGCGCTATGTCCGCATCTGCCTGTACACGGAGTATTTTGGGGGCTATGTTGCCGTTAGCGACCAAGCCAATGTTCGATCGCCTTGGGATAAATTGGGCATACACTCTTGTGGGATTTTTGAGCCTTGGGGTCACAGTAATTCCGTTTGTCTTCATTCGTTACGGAGTTCGTATCCGAGAGAGCAGCAAGTTCTGTCAAGAGCTCAAACGGCTAAAGGAGGCCAATACGCAGGGACCACAACCAGATCGAGGCGTGGGAAGGTCGTGTGAGGTTTCTGTGATTCATGTCGAGCCCAAAGACGTAGAGAATCAGAATGGTCGGTAG
- a CDS encoding uncharacterized protein (of unknown function-domain containing protein) → MNTLTCVGLLFLFLSFIGARFRNYLPWLQPKHHPQDVSCEDLKPPPIKGRERYRVMMDIRKLDAQNWLTIDKNYMAEHQVRSQLLQQEKQKVLQCLPESYEACLEALEEVVDFLCQRFPDKFEHKRSGDESTVHNKVTGETFVFGGQNKQVDPLEIAVRLTMEDLSILMKNEDDEYYLAASASLFPVGWTVQERIGWTISRLHEPVPLWHQQVAASVSKFLNRLTPSSPMERSNYFVEVKRPDEDLFETLYRPTTLFEDNPNPSPEDIVIRRERQTFRRLPRTGTLVFGVKTFLTTMDELPMQELRNLAKEIKSWPDYVGEYKGREVWGAKALEFCEKRSREEEKLKEEVGTMEV, encoded by the exons ATGAATACCCTTACATGCGTTGGacttttatttctttttctgtcctTCATTGGTGCTAGATTCCGAAACTATCTTCCCTGGCTTCAGCCCAAACACCACCCACAAGATGTTAGTTGCGAGGACCTTAAGCCTCCTCCCATCAAAGGGAGGGAGAGATATAGAGTCATGATGGATATTCGGAAGCTGGATGCCCAGAACTGGCTTACCATCGACAAGAACTACATGGCGGAGCATCAGGTCCGGAGTCAATTGCTGCAacaggaaaagcaaaaggtcCTCCAATGCCTCCCAGAGTCATACGAAGCATGCCTTGAAGCGTTGGAGGAGGTGGTTGATTTTCTGTGCCAGCGGTTTCCAGACAAATTCGAACATAAGAGGTCCGGCGACGAGTCGACCGTTCACAACAAGGTGACCGGCGAAACATTCGTGTTTGGAGGTCAAAACAAGCAGGTCGATCCGCTCGAGATAGCGGTGAGATTGACCATGGAAGACCTAAGCATCTTGATGAAGAATGAGGACGACGAGTACTACTT GGCTGCCAGTGCAAGCCTCTTTCCGGTAGGATGGACTGTACAAGAACGAATCGGATGGACAATCTCCCGGCTTCATGAACCCGTGCCTCTGTGGCATCAGCAAGTTGCCGCTTCTGTTAGCAA GTTTTTGAATCGCCTTACGCCATCTTCACCAATGGAACGGTCAAACTACTTTGTTGAAGTGAAGCGCCCTGATGAAGATCTATTTGAGACCCTTTATCGTCCTACGACATTGTTTGAggacaaccccaacccatCCCCTGAGGATATCGTCATCCGCCGTGAGCGACAGACCTTCCGTAGACTGCCTCGGACTGGAACACTCGTTTTTGGCGTCAAGACGTTTCTTACCACCATGGATGAACTGCCCATGCAGGAACTGCGAAATTTagccaaagaaatcaaaagCTGGCCGGATTATGTCGGCGAATAcaaaggaagggaagtaTGGGGGGCGAAGGCGTTGGAATTCTGTGAGAAGCGAAGccgagaggaagaaaagctcaaGGAAGAGGTAGGAACGATGGAGGTGTGA
- a CDS encoding Hsp70 family protein translates to MDLMSSRFKSFTFGTKRNKHSAQPAPVQQQQPPPNASSNTLVAPPSNATSPSSPPSHHSSSTTSLPMNNQNPLGRPPSYTYQRPTSPMPPGQQLSHHPAPLNTNLHYTQQTVQPLGAPPGYGLQQPVAAHGMGQGMPQPQYGVRNPAVEVEGAGRSKAQLIVGIDFGTTFSGVAFAFATNNEAREDIITEWPGAGTHTKQKIPTVLYYDQYQKVVGWGPDIADALAPTGYPKQGVQKVEWFKLQLMLSGNTYIDPINLPPLPPGKSEIDVAADYLFKLRQAMRAQLQKTLGEVFTREERNIRYYLTVPAIWNDAGKAATRAAALQAGFLRDENDNRLTLISEPEAAALFCAKTGLLNLKVGDAILIVDCGGGTVDLIAYEVEEEQPFSVAECTAGSGDSCGSTALNRNFSNILRAKIRKMKLPDGSRTAGKVYAKCIMDFENRIKADFRNNGQKWAVDVGIEADFPDAGIEEGYMTFTNEEILQCFEPVVNRILELVRNQIIAIQAQNRSLQNVLVVGGFGASEYLFQQIKLHVPPQYQSKVVRPMDSVAAIVKGAVTAGITERVITHRVARRHYLMATLQPFKEGYHPEQYRVPSLDGRDRCKYTRQIFVQKGERVKIGEPVKVSFFRQVAPGATLMYEDILYACDEDVCPEYTKDPRIKEVVTLTSDLSRKNLETDFERMDTPQGVFYRVYFDIYLTLDGSEFSAELVCQGEVMGRCRAKFR, encoded by the exons ATGGACCTGATGAGCTCACGGTTCAAATCGTTCACTTTTGGAACGAAGCGGAACAAGCATAGTGCCCAGCCTGCGCCAgttcaacaacaacaaccaccacctaACGCATCGAGCAATACACTCGTCGCCCCGCCTTCGAACGCCACCTCACCTAGTTCCCCACCTTCTCACCATAGTTCGTCCACGACGAGTCTTCCGATGAACAACCAAAACCCTCTGGGGCGACCCCCCAGCTATACATACCAGCGGCCGACCAGCCCGATGCCCCCAGGCCAGCAGTTGAGTCATCACCCCGCACCGTTGAACACCAACTTGCACTATACGCAACAGACCGTCCAACCTTTGGGTGCTCCTCCGGGGTATGGTTTGCAACAGCCGGTCGCAGCTCATGGAATGGGCCAGGGAATGCCCCAGCCCCAATACGGGGTGCGGAATCCCGCGGTTGAGGTCGAAGGTGCCGGTCGGAGTAAGGCCCAGCTGATTGTCGGCATTGACTTTGGCACCACATTCTCCGGTGTCGCATTTGCTTTCGCGACCAACAATGAAGCAAGAGAGGACATCATTACGGAATGGCCTGGAGCAGGAACTCATACCAAACAGAAG ATCCCCACCGTCCTATACTACGATCAGTACCAGAAAGTGGTGGGATGGGGCCCGGATATTGCTGATGCGCTGGCTCCCACGGGCTATCCGAAGCAGGGAGTGCAGAAGGTCGAATGGTTCAAGCTCCAGCTTATGCTGTCCGGAAACACATACATCGATCCGATTAATCTGCCGCCCCTCCCGCCCGGTAAGTCAGAAATCGATGTGGCCGCCGATTACCTCTTCAAGCTACGACAGGCGATGCGCGCTCAGCTACAGAAGACCCTCGGTGAGGTGTTTACTCGGGAAGAGCGCAACATCCGGTACTACCTCACAGTGCCAGCTATCTGGAACGATGCGGGCAAGGCAGCGACACGAGCGGCGGCTTTACAAGCTGGGTTCTTGCGGGACGAGAACGATAATCGCCTAACGTTGATCTCCGAGCCGGAGGCTGCCGCTCTGTTCTGTGCAAAGACCGGGTTGCTCAATCTGAAGGTCGGCGATGCAATCCTGATTGTGGATTGTGGTGGTGGAACTGTGGATTTGATCGCCTacgaggttgaggaggaacAGCCATTCAGTGTCGCCGAATGTACAGCTGGATCGGGTGACTCATGCGGCTCAACGGCTCTCAATCGGAACTTCAGCAACATCCTTCGTGCGAAAATCCGTAAGATGAAGCTCCCTGACGGGTCCCGCACGGCAGGTAAGGTGTATGCGAAGTGTATTATGGACTTTGAGAACCGGATTAAGGCCGATTTCCGAAACAATGGACAGAAGTGGGCTGTAGATGTCGGCATTGAGGCCGACTTCCCAGATGCCGGCATCGAGGAGGGCTATATGACGTTTACCAACGAAGAGATCCTTCAATGCTTTGAGCCCGTCGTCAACCGTATTCTGGAGTTGGTCAGAAACCAGATCATCGCTATCCAAGCGCAGAACCGGTCTCTACAG AACGTCCTTGTGGTGGGTGGGTTCGGCGCATCTGAGTATCTCTTCCAACAGATCAAACTCCATGTACCGCCCCAATATCAATCAAAGGTTGTCCGTCCGATGGACTCTGTCGCTGCGATCGTTAAGGGCGCTGTCACTGCTGGAATCACGGAACGTGTGATCACACACCGTGTTGCTCGCCGACACTACCTTATGGCCACATTGCAGCCCTTCAAAGAAGGATATCACCCGGAACAATATCGTGTTCCTAGTTTAGACGGCAGAGATCGCTGCAAGTACACGCGACAGATCTTTGTGCAAAAGGGTGAGAGAGTGAAGATTGGGGAGCCGGTCAAGGTTAGCTTTTTCCGACAGGTTGCGCCGGGAGCAACCCTGATGTATGAGGATATTCTGTACGCCTGCGACGAGGATGTCTGCCCTGAATACACGAAAGACCCCC GGATCAAGGAGGTCGTGACACTTACTTCGGATCTCTCGCGCAAGAACCTGGAAACCGATTTCGAGCGCATGGATACCCCTCAGGGAGTCTTCTACCGTGTATACTTCGACATCTACCTCACACTCGATGGCAGTGAATTCAGCGCCGAACTCGTCTGCCAGGGCGAGGTTATGGGCCGATGCCGAGCCAAATTCCGGTAA
- a CDS encoding thioesterase-like superfamily-domain-containing protein encodes MAKRVTLFEPPPLDSSKAPIENVLELTPVIDIGPDVFTNTRPLWHPPGARGIYGGAAIAQSLAAAMRTVPSDFAVHSMHCYFVLAGDSEIPILYHVERVRDGRSFITRTVQARQRGRPIFTTTLSFSRANSGGKKKLEHATSMPDVTLPDDSPADVKRRLYNAGGGPFESHKLGTVNRDSSKPEDKRIRRCMRARGNISEAGGHHAHLSALAYVTDSYFIGTVSRVHDIPRFASPAELKAALNALKNPSDLDDDEISRAFKELKEEEAAELRRRLEGALSKAEDPKNKHKHKEVGMMVSLDHSIYFHNPWAFRADEWMVTEMESPWAGEGRGLVLQNIWSKDGTLIATCTQEGVVRLKQDEPPRSKI; translated from the exons ATGGCGAAAAGAGTGACTCTCTTTGAACCTCCCCCACTGGATTCTTCCAAAGCACCCATCGAAAATGTCTTGGAGTTAACGCCCGTGATAGACATTGGTCCA GATGTTTTTACAAATACTCGTCCTCTCTGGCACCCACCTGGCGCGCGGGGCATCTACGGAGGTGCGGCAATTGCCCAGTCGCTCGCCGCGGCCATGCGGACGGTTCCGTCGGATTTCGCCGTCCACAGTATGCACTGCTATTTCGTCCTCGCCGGTGATTCCGAAATTCCCATTCTATACCATGTCGAGCGAGTGCGCGATGGAAGGAGTTTCATCACACGCACTGTCCAAGCCAGGCAGCGCGGTCGACCAATTTTCACCACCACCTTGAGTTTCAGTAGGGCCAATAGCggcggaaagaagaagttggaaCATGCAACATCAATGCCTGATGTTACGCTGCCGGATGATTCTCCTGCAGACGTAAAGAGGAGACTTTATAACGCTGGAGGCGGGCCATTCGAGTCGCACAAACTCGGGACTGTGAACC GGGATTCATCTAAGCCTGAAGATAAGCGAATCCGACGCTGCATGCGCGCACGAGGAAACATCTCCGAGGCCGGCGGCCACCACGCCCATCTTTCCGCCCTCGCTTATGTGACCGATAGCTATTTCATCGGAACTGTATCACGCGTCCATGACATCCCTCGGTTTGCCTCCCCTGCCGAACTCAAGGCAGCCCTAAACGCACTGAAGAACCCATCCGACTTGGATGACGACGAAATCTCGCGAGCATTCaaggagttgaaggaagaagaagccgcaGAATTGCGCCGTCGGCTGGAGGGCGCCCTCAGTAAAGCTGAGGACCCGAAGAACAAACACAAGCATAAAGAGGTCGGCATGATGGTCAGTCTTGATCATTCGATTTACTTCCACAATCCTTGGGCGTTTCGCGCAGACGAGTGGATGGTCACGGAGATGGAGAGCCCTTGGGCTGGCGAGGGAAGGGGTTTGGTTCTCCAAAACATCTGGTCTAAAGATGGAACATTAATCGCCACGTGCACACAAGAG GGTGTTGTAAGATTAAAACAAGATGAGCCTCCTCGGTCGAAGATATAG
- a CDS encoding alpha-amylase: protein MLPIPSWCDPKAREERRKWKRIEKEAQHLTKLPSWDTPDNSLMLQGFEWHVPDDQGHWKRLQRSLVSLKSIGVDSIWIPPGCKAMNPSGNGYDIYDLYDLGEFDQKGSRSTKWGSKTELQSLACSARNLGIGICWDAVLNHKAGADYTERFSAVKVDPKDRSVEIFAAREIEGWVGFSFPGRGGIYSSMKYSWHHFSGVDWDEARKKNAIYRVASKRWSDDVAHEKGNYDYLMFADLDYSNLEVQKDVLRWGEWIGSQLPLWGMRLDASKHYSADFQKKFVNHVRATVGPQIFFVAEYWSGDVRVLMHYLQKMDYQLSLFDAPLVGRFSRISRTGEDLREIFDDTLVGNKPAHAITLVMNHDTVRESQPGQSLEAPIASFFKPLAYALILLRDKGQPCIFYGDLYGIRRGVKNPMTPSCGGKLPVLARARKLYAYGEQCDYFDQANCIGFVRYGNLHHPSGLACIMSNGGASQKRMYVGRSHAKERWTDILGWHPKTVIIDKKGYGIFPVSAMQVSVWVNSAAEGRESLQEPFEEKIYEN from the exons ATGTTACCCATTCCATCCTGGTGTGACCCCAAAgcaagggaggaaagaaggaaatggaagaggatTGAAA AAGAGGCACAGCATCTTACTAAACTCCCATCATGGGATACCCCTGACAATTCGCTCATGCTACAAGGTTTTGAATGGCATGTTCCAGATGATCAAGGGCATTGGAAACGTCTTCAACGCTCACTAGTGAGTCTAAAATCGATTGGTGTCGACAGTATTTGGATTCCACCGGGATGTAAAGCAATGAACCCTTCCGGTAATGGCTATGACATCTATGATCTATACGACCTAGGAGAATTCGACCAGAAGGGATCACGATCTACAAAATGGGGCAGCAAGACAGAACTCCAATCACTAGCTTGCTCTGCGCGGAATCTCGGGATTGGCATTTGCTGGGATGCAGTTCTTAACCACAAAGCTGGTGCGGATTATACAGAACGGTTTTCGGCTGTAAAAGTGGACCCAAAAG ACCGCAGTGTTGAAATCTTCGCTGCAAGGGAGATTGAAGGCTGGGTTGGATTCAGTTTCCCGGGCCGTGGCGGCATATATAGTTCTATGAAATATAGCTGGCATCATTTCAGCGGCGTTGACTGGGATGAAGCTCGGAAGAAAAATGCGATATACAGAGTTGCTAGCAAACGATGGTCTGATGATGTGGCCCACGAGAAGGGAAACTATGACTATCTTATGTTCGCCGACCTAGATTATTCCAACCTAGAAGTTCAGAAGGACGTTCTCCGATGGGGAGAATGGATAGGAAGCCAATTACCTCTCTGGGGTATGAGGTTAGATGCAAGCAAACACTACTCGGCTGATTTCCAGAAGAAATTTGTCAATCACGTTCGAGCAACTGTCGGGCCGCAGATTTTCTTCGTTGCAGAGTATTGGAGCGGCGATGTCAGGGTTCTTATGCATTACCTACAGAAGATGGATTACCAGCTGTCTCTGTTCGATGCACCCTTAGTCGGGCGCTTCTCGAGGATCTCGCGCACGGGAGAAGATCTTCGCGAGATCTTCGATGATACGCTGGTAGGGAACAAGCCTGCACACGCAATT ACTCTAGTTATGAATCATGACACGGTaagagagagt CAACCAGGACAGTCCCTAGAG GCTCCAATTGCATCATTCTTCAAGCCACTCGCCTATGCATTAATTCTACTCCGAGACAAGGGGCAGCCGTGTATATTTTATGGAGACCTTTACGGTATCAGACGCGGCGTCAAAAATCCCATGACTCCATCCTGTGGCGGAAAGCTTCCAGTTCTTGCACGGGCTCGTAAGCTTTATGCTTACGGCGAACAATGCGACTATTTTGATCAAGCCAATTGCATCG GATTCGTCCGTTATGGCAACTTGCATCACCCGTCCGGTCTAGCATGCATCATGAGCAACGGGGGTGCGTCTCAGAAACGTATGTACGTCGGACGGAGCCATGCCAAGGAGCGATGGACAGACATTTTGGGGTGGCATCCAAAGACAGTTATCATCGATAAGAAAGGTTATGGGATATTTCCTGTTTCTGCAATGCAGGTTAGTGTCTGGGTGAACTCGGCCgcagaagggagagaaagtcTTCAAGAGCCTTT CGAGGAGAAGATTTACGAGAATTGA
- a CDS encoding kinase-like domain-containing protein has translation METQDANLPLPNPFLVRTHYRIAASLHLFHVEERIAEGWPSPPLFQLNVATQKTLRSLWHLVPRFIRVQCYRVLLKLGSHCYPRSFTGLVYRLPFGLYAKECNRSPRNEAETLQLVEQYTSIPAPLWVDDYQGTHPVFIMTAMPGQPLEAVFHRLSYSEREQLSKDLKSFLLQLRCIPNQTSYCFGNSHGGPLNDHRYVSKETKDKIAAVHAHPYRSVFTHADLHPSNILIDRGRLSGIVDWECAGFYPEYWEFTKLMYGAERFPEIQDIIRDAFGEGNYEEELKAERLLWYDTPLAFQFVLAACGVGSTDAVLNNLLIENIPKYMRGTEPPG, from the exons ATGGAAACCCAAGACGCCAATCTACCTCTTCCAAACCCATTCTTAGTCCGAACGCATTACCGCATTGCAGCCTCCTTACATCTATTCCATGTTGAAGAACGAATCGCTGAGGGTTGGCCGTCGCCCCCGTTAT TCCAATTGAATGTAGCGACACAGAAAACATTACGCTCTCTCTGGCATCTCGTGCCTAGGTTTATACGTGTCCAGTGCTACCGCGTCCTCCTGAAACTAGGCAGCCATTGCTACCCACGATCTTTCACTGGCCTCGTGTACCGGCTGCCGTTCGGACTGTATGCCAAAGAATGCAACCGCTCTCCTCGAAACGAAGCTGAGACACTACAATTAGTAGAACAGTACACTTCGATTCCAGCACCGCTCTGGGTGGATGATTACCAGGGGACGCACCCCGTCTTCATCATGACAGCTATGCCCGGACAGCCACTAGAAGCGGTCTTTCACCGACTCTCATACTCGGAGCGCGAGCAGCTGTCGAAAGACTTGAAGAGTTTCTTGTTGCAGCTGCGGTGCATTCCGAACCAGACCTCGTACTGCTTCGGCAACAGTCATGGTGGCCCGCTGAACGATCATCG CTACGTGAGTAAGGAGACAAAGGATAAGATTGCGGCCGTCCACGCCCATCCGTACCGCTCTGTGTTCACTCATGCGGACCTGCACCCGAGCAATATTCTTATTGATCGCGGACGCCTGTCTGGAATTGTGGACTGGGAATGTGCCGGCTTTTATCCCGAGTACTGGGAGTTTACTAAGCTTATGTATGGTGCAGAACGATTCCCGGAAATTCAAGACATCATTCGTGATGCATTCGGAGAGGGTAATTATGAGGAGGAACTAAAAGCTGAGAGGCTACTATGGTATGACACGCCGCTGG CCTTCCAGTTCGTATTAGCTGCCTGCGGCGTGGGATCAACTGACGCGGTATTGAACAATCTGCTCATTGAGAATATCCCCAAGTATATGCGTGGTACCGAGCCTCCTGGGTAA
- a CDS encoding putative trehalase (methyltransferase family): MASDSQHQDDEVRSWAGDFDPLADPDERRVLFAALDSFRQYRRTAHMNTTHRRRQAFYALPSAHWQMLAEPPFSILDNFNRVDDAIDVNAEIADAILATGLSSFGLPANPDPEDPRQNWHNTATSSDVNKAHSTIRQFYRDWSSEGKAEREVCVEPVVHELRDEFGERLASREEIKVLIPGAGLGRLVFEVCQAGFAAEGNEISYHQLLASSWVLNHTSGPQHHALYPFALHFSNLLSREQQLQRVMIPDTHPGVAMIEAQANQTPFGSMGMSAADFVVLYSSPSNKEAYDAVTTVFFVDTAPNLIRYVETIRHCLKPNGVWVNVGPLLWHFEDGSNRSQREGDHDEHQGIGEPGNVELTEEEVFCLVERMGFNIEKRQAVEDRPMCGYIQDPQSMLQPLYKPSKWVARKKNP; encoded by the coding sequence GCAATATCGAAGAACTGCTCATATGAACACCACGCATCGCCGGCGCCAGGCGTTCTATGCTTTACCATCTGCTCACTGGCAAATGCTTGCGGAGCCACCATTCTCAATTTTGGACAACTTTAATCGGGTAGATGATGCCATTGACGTGAATGCCGAAATCGCAGACGCTATCCTCGCAACGGGACTTTCCTCGTTTGGGCTACCGGCGAACCCCGACCCAGAAGACCCGCGTCAGAACTGGCATAACACGGCGACCTCTTCAGATGTTAACAAAGCCCACTCAACTATCAGGCAATTCTATCGCGACTGGAGCTCCGAGGGCAAAGCGGAGAGAGAAGTCTGCGTGGAACCAGTGGTGCACGAACTGCGAGATGAGTTCGGCGAGAGACTTGCCTCCCGAGAGGAGATTAAGGTGCTAATCCCTGGGGCTGGCTTGGGGAGATTGGTCTTTGAAGTCTGCCAGGCTGGGTTTGCTGCAGAGGGCAACGAAATCTCATACCACCAGTTGTTGGCCAGCAGCTGGGTTTTGAACCATACGTCTGGCCCCCAGCATCATGCGCTGTATCCGTTTGCACTCCACTTTTCAAATCTCCTATCCAGAGAGCAACAGCTGCAGAGGGTGATGATCCCAGATACCCATCCAGGGGTAGCCATGATTGAGGCGCAGGCGAACCAGACACCCTTTGGATCGATGGGGATGTCCGCAGCCGACTTTGTGGTGCTCTACAGCAGCCCATCCAACAAAGAGGCATACGATGCGGTAACTACAGTCTTCTTCGTTGACACAGCCCCCAATCTCATTCGGTACGTCGAGACGATCCGACACTGCCTGAAGCCCAACGGGGTGTGGGTTAATGTCGGTCCGTTGTTATGGCATTTCGAGGACGGCAGCAACCGTAGCCAGCGGGAAGGAGACCACGATGAGCACCAGGGGATTGGGGAACCTGGCAATGTGGAGCTCACGGAGGAAGAAGTCTTCTGCCTTGTGGAGCGGATGGGCTTCAACATTGAGAAGCGGCAGGCAGTGGAGGATCGGCCGATGTGTGGCTATATTCAGGATCCTCAGAGTATGCTCCAGCCACTCTACAAGCCATCCAAGTGGGTGGCACGGAAGAAGAATCCATAA